In Methanocaldococcus lauensis, a single genomic region encodes these proteins:
- a CDS encoding VAR1 protein isolog, with protein MKKFILFVLINVLPIAIIGWYLYENIGGAESLNEVIENSPFKEFTYIDHDVIMNNKENIRNINGIYKDLLIFINGVYISSDGNTVGIKVPMAFIFKYIKIDDYKYYNGCIIKGNGNLGKATPNDLTVLIPQNFKDIVIYNRDSVIAGVITNNETVYVWVFRKKGNITAETIKLYFENIKKHNPDLIEYKVIDFKDKFYVYLRYRGHYLELNKLT; from the coding sequence ATGAAAAAATTTATTCTATTTGTATTAATAAATGTTCTTCCAATAGCTATAATTGGATGGTATTTGTATGAAAATATTGGAGGAGCAGAATCATTAAATGAAGTTATAGAAAACTCTCCATTTAAAGAATTTACATACATTGACCACGATGTTATTATGAATAACAAAGAAAATATAAGGAATATAAATGGAATTTACAAAGACCTTTTAATATTTATTAATGGAGTTTATATTAGTAGTGATGGTAATACTGTTGGAATAAAAGTTCCTATGGCATTTATATTTAAATATATAAAAATTGATGATTATAAGTATTACAACGGTTGTATTATAAAAGGTAATGGTAATTTAGGGAAAGCAACACCAAATGATTTAACAGTTTTAATTCCTCAAAACTTTAAGGACATTGTTATTTATAATAGAGATAGCGTTATAGCTGGGGTAATTACTAATAACGAAACTGTATATGTGTGGGTTTTCAGGAAGAAAGGAAATATTACCGCAGAAACGATAAAATTATATTTTGAGAATATAAAAAAACATAATCCAGATTTAATTGAATATAAAGTTATTGATTTTAAAGATAAATTTTATGTATATCTTAGATATAGAGGACATTATTTAGAATTAAACAAATTAACATAA
- a CDS encoding TldD/PmbA family protein has product MINSINIEKLEKLLEVGDYADLRIHSGQTNSIILKDGKIEEISSGLGQGVAVRILYKNGWGFASSNIINEKEIENLINKAYKMAKISNEYSVKEVSLKDYKAIVDNYQMIGKINPVEVDIDEKKDIIIDAYKNMMDEKIKSISVSYSDVLGKKLFINSEGSRIEGEITRCIMYMNCVAKENGNLQYGAERTGGFGFEKILDNYLNLSIEAKNRALRLLKAKNCPKGKFKVILDPELAGVFIHEAVGHASEADLVLQNDSVFKDKLGERVGSEYVTVIDDATVKDAFGSYKYDDEGVEGKKTVIIENGILKTYLHSRETAGRMNAELTGNGRSEGLNKPIVRLSNTYIKPGDWSFEELLEDTKEGIFLKGSRGGQVDTGKGLFQFSAVEAYLIENGELTQVLKDAGLSGEILDILFKVDAVTKDFKLSVGYCGKYGQSVPVGDGGGFVRTIATIS; this is encoded by the coding sequence ATGATTAACAGTATCAATATAGAAAAATTGGAAAAACTCTTAGAAGTAGGAGATTATGCAGATTTAAGAATACATTCTGGGCAAACCAACTCCATAATATTAAAGGATGGAAAAATAGAAGAGATATCTTCTGGATTAGGACAAGGAGTTGCTGTTAGGATTTTATATAAAAATGGTTGGGGATTTGCTTCATCAAATATTATAAATGAAAAAGAAATTGAAAACTTAATAAATAAGGCATATAAAATGGCTAAAATTTCAAATGAATATTCAGTAAAAGAAGTATCTCTAAAAGATTATAAGGCGATAGTAGATAATTACCAAATGATTGGAAAAATAAATCCTGTCGAAGTGGATATTGATGAAAAGAAAGATATAATAATAGATGCCTACAAAAATATGATGGATGAAAAAATTAAAAGTATATCTGTTAGCTATTCTGATGTATTGGGTAAAAAACTATTTATAAATAGTGAAGGTTCAAGAATTGAAGGAGAAATAACAAGATGCATAATGTATATGAATTGCGTTGCTAAAGAAAATGGAAATTTGCAATATGGTGCTGAAAGAACTGGGGGTTTTGGATTTGAGAAAATATTGGATAATTATTTAAATTTATCTATAGAGGCAAAAAATAGAGCTTTAAGATTACTTAAAGCAAAAAATTGCCCAAAAGGAAAATTTAAAGTGATATTAGATCCAGAGTTGGCTGGAGTTTTTATACATGAAGCTGTTGGACATGCTTCAGAGGCTGATTTAGTTTTACAAAATGATAGTGTATTTAAAGACAAGTTAGGAGAGAGAGTTGGGAGTGAATATGTAACAGTTATAGATGACGCTACGGTTAAAGATGCCTTTGGTTCTTACAAATATGATGATGAAGGAGTTGAAGGAAAAAAGACAGTTATTATTGAAAATGGAATTTTAAAAACTTATCTACATTCAAGAGAAACCGCTGGTAGAATGAATGCTGAATTAACAGGAAATGGTAGATCAGAGGGATTAAATAAGCCAATTGTAAGACTGAGTAATACTTATATAAAACCAGGAGATTGGTCATTTGAAGAACTCTTAGAGGATACAAAAGAAGGAATATTTTTAAAAGGTTCAAGGGGAGGACAGGTTGATACTGGTAAAGGTTTATTCCAGTTTAGTGCAGTTGAAGCATATTTAATTGAAAATGGAGAATTAACTCAAGTTTTAAAAGATGCTGGATTAAGTGGAGAAATCTTGGATATATTATTTAAGGTAGATGCCGTTACAAAAGATTTTAAACTAAGTGTAGGTTACTGTGGAAAATACGGACAGAGCGTTCCAGTAGGGGATGGGGGAGGCTTTGTAAGAACTATTGCAACTATTTCCTAA
- the glmS gene encoding glutamine--fructose-6-phosphate transaminase (isomerizing), which yields MCGIIGYIGDEKASKVLLNGLKRLEYRGYDSCGIGIINKDRLIIKKDVGKVDEVSKKEDFLSVEGNIGVGHCLHPDTYIILSDGRIKKISEIDDKNEVLSVNFEDLKLYNKKIKKFKHKAPKVLYKIKTPFSELITTGEHKLFVVENGKIVEKCVEDLNGSELIGIVRKLNYNFNDKVEFKTIKNTNPIKFPKTPTPELMQIVGYIIGKGYFSSNRMLRLKDERKDVLEYYNKLFNNVFNLEGNIKKDNGYYILEINNKYLVDWFKKNIPELLNKRTPEFVFRLNNDLVASYLRGIFDAEGYIGVDAKQIGIGMTSECLIKEIQFLLLRFGILASYSKMEREEKYYTNVYKLLISDKKSFELFKKYIGFTAKDKIEKLINILNKMKGLNFRYISVPMTKKEIIEFVGVSLKTIKNEDNYCTDYTIEKIIKELNSRGLYDKANYLKKFLNGDVVWSKFEIEKIESDVEYVYDLEVEDYHNFIGNLIINHNSRWATHGNVSKENAHPHTDCNDEIAVVHNGIISNYKVLKEELIKKGHKFKSDTDTEVISHLIEEELKKFEYINEENYIKAVKNAIKKLKGTYALAIINKNFPNLLIGARNESPLILGVGNNSYYLGSDVTAFLDYTNKAIPLEDGDIVIIKKENDNYKVVIENDGKIVKRDVIKIDWDISSAEKMGYPHFMLKEIMEQPEVLKISAKISSEEIRKLAKCIKDYERVYFVAMGTSLHAAMVAEYLFSKLGKVVIACDASEFLNKGVVDEKTLVIGITQSGETYDTLKALRFAKKNKAKTGVIVNVIGSSATREADITIMMGAGIEIAVCATKTYTSQLMIIYRLFIEYGKLIGRDMSKYENEIEKIPDYVREVLNKKDIIKNISQNLKVNNYIFISKGINIVSALEGALKFKEITYLHAEGMSGGMLKHGTISLIDENIDTIAIVPPRSSSVYESLLSNIEEVLARGGKVVAITPIEIDNTYNILVPEVIEEISPIVYAPAFQLLAYYKAVELGRDVDKPRGLAKSVTVE from the coding sequence ATGTGTGGAATTATTGGATATATTGGAGATGAAAAGGCATCAAAGGTATTATTAAATGGTTTAAAAAGATTGGAATATAGAGGATATGACAGTTGTGGGATTGGTATTATTAATAAAGACAGATTAATTATTAAAAAGGATGTTGGAAAAGTTGATGAAGTATCTAAAAAAGAGGATTTTTTAAGTGTTGAGGGTAATATAGGAGTAGGACATTGTCTTCATCCAGACACTTATATTATTCTATCAGATGGAAGGATAAAAAAGATTTCTGAAATTGATGATAAAAATGAGGTTTTATCAGTTAATTTTGAAGATTTGAAACTATATAACAAAAAAATCAAAAAGTTTAAACATAAAGCACCAAAGGTATTATATAAGATAAAAACACCTTTTTCTGAACTTATCACAACTGGAGAACATAAACTGTTTGTGGTAGAAAATGGAAAGATAGTTGAGAAATGTGTTGAGGATTTGAATGGTAGTGAGTTAATTGGTATAGTAAGGAAGTTAAATTATAATTTTAATGATAAAGTTGAGTTTAAGACAATAAAAAATACAAATCCAATCAAATTCCCAAAAACCCCTACTCCCGAATTAATGCAAATTGTTGGTTATATTATTGGAAAAGGTTATTTTTCTTCAAATAGAATGTTGAGATTAAAAGATGAAAGAAAAGATGTCTTGGAATATTACAATAAACTATTTAATAATGTTTTTAACTTAGAAGGAAATATCAAAAAAGATAATGGTTATTACATATTGGAGATAAACAACAAATACTTGGTGGATTGGTTTAAAAAGAACATTCCAGAGTTGTTAAATAAAAGAACTCCAGAATTTGTATTTAGATTAAATAATGATTTAGTTGCATCATATTTAAGGGGAATATTTGATGCAGAAGGTTATATAGGAGTTGATGCTAAGCAAATTGGTATAGGAATGACTTCTGAATGTCTTATAAAAGAAATTCAGTTCTTGTTGTTGAGATTTGGAATTTTAGCATCATATTCAAAAATGGAGAGAGAAGAGAAATATTATACTAATGTATATAAACTTCTTATAAGTGATAAAAAATCCTTTGAATTATTTAAGAAATACATTGGCTTTACTGCAAAGGACAAAATAGAGAAATTAATTAATATATTAAACAAAATGAAAGGACTTAACTTTAGATATATTTCAGTTCCAATGACTAAAAAAGAAATAATAGAATTTGTAGGCGTTTCATTAAAAACAATAAAAAATGAAGATAACTATTGCACTGATTACACAATAGAAAAGATTATTAAAGAATTAAATAGTAGAGGATTATATGACAAAGCAAACTACCTAAAAAAATTTTTAAATGGAGATGTAGTTTGGTCAAAATTTGAGATTGAAAAGATTGAGTCAGATGTTGAGTATGTTTATGATTTAGAGGTTGAAGATTATCACAACTTTATTGGAAACCTAATAATTAATCATAACTCAAGATGGGCAACGCATGGTAATGTAAGTAAAGAAAACGCTCATCCACACACTGATTGCAATGATGAAATAGCAGTGGTTCATAATGGAATAATTTCTAACTATAAAGTATTAAAGGAGGAGTTAATTAAAAAAGGGCATAAGTTTAAATCAGATACAGATACAGAGGTTATTTCTCATTTAATTGAAGAAGAATTAAAGAAATTTGAATATATAAATGAAGAGAATTACATAAAAGCTGTTAAAAATGCAATTAAAAAACTAAAAGGAACTTATGCATTAGCCATAATAAATAAAAACTTTCCAAACCTATTAATTGGAGCAAGAAATGAAAGTCCCCTAATTTTAGGAGTTGGAAATAATAGTTATTATTTAGGTAGCGATGTTACAGCATTTTTAGATTATACAAATAAGGCGATTCCTTTAGAAGATGGCGATATTGTCATAATTAAAAAAGAAAATGATAATTATAAAGTTGTTATAGAGAATGATGGAAAAATTGTAAAAAGAGACGTAATAAAAATTGATTGGGACATAAGCTCTGCTGAAAAGATGGGATATCCTCACTTTATGTTAAAGGAGATTATGGAACAGCCAGAAGTTTTAAAAATCTCTGCTAAAATATCCTCTGAGGAAATTAGAAAATTAGCTAAATGCATCAAAGATTATGAAAGGGTTTATTTTGTTGCTATGGGAACATCACTACATGCGGCAATGGTTGCTGAGTATCTATTTTCAAAGTTAGGAAAAGTTGTTATTGCCTGTGATGCATCAGAGTTTTTAAATAAAGGGGTGGTAGATGAAAAAACATTGGTTATAGGAATTACTCAAAGTGGAGAAACTTATGATACTTTAAAGGCTTTAAGATTCGCTAAGAAAAATAAAGCTAAAACAGGAGTTATAGTAAATGTTATTGGAAGTTCTGCAACAAGAGAGGCGGATATAACCATTATGATGGGTGCAGGAATTGAGATTGCTGTTTGTGCTACTAAAACTTACACTTCTCAATTAATGATAATTTACAGACTGTTTATAGAGTATGGAAAACTTATTGGTAGGGATATGAGTAAATATGAAAATGAAATTGAAAAAATCCCTGACTATGTAAGAGAGGTTTTAAATAAAAAAGATATAATTAAAAATATTTCTCAAAATCTAAAGGTAAATAACTACATATTTATATCTAAGGGGATAAATATTGTTAGTGCATTAGAAGGGGCTTTGAAGTTTAAAGAAATTACCTACTTACATGCAGAGGGAATGAGTGGAGGTATGTTAAAGCATGGGACAATATCACTAATAGATGAAAATATTGATACTATAGCAATAGTGCCACCAAGAAGTTCATCAGTGTATGAGTCATTATTATCAAATATTGAAGAAGTTTTAGCAAGAGGAGGAAAGGTAGTGGCTATAACTCCAATTGAGATTGATAACACATATAACATATTAGTTCCAGAAGTTATTGAAGAGATTTCTCCAATTGTCTATGCTCCTGCCTTTCAATTGTTAGCATATTATAAAGCTGTTGAACTTGGAAGAGATGTTGATAAACCAAGAGGTTTAGCTAAGAGTGTTACAGTGGAATAA
- a CDS encoding UPF0147 family protein: MVFGSAAREKTPEEILKDVALMLDEIINDTTVPRNIRAAAEKAKETILKEDEEPIVRSATAIHILDEISNDPNMPLHTRTQIWSIVSELERVK, translated from the coding sequence ATGGTGTTTGGTAGTGCGGCAAGGGAAAAAACTCCTGAAGAGATATTAAAAGATGTTGCATTAATGTTAGATGAGATAATTAATGATACTACTGTTCCAAGAAACATTAGAGCAGCTGCAGAAAAGGCTAAAGAAACTATTTTAAAAGAGGACGAAGAACCAATTGTAAGGAGTGCTACGGCAATTCACATATTGGATGAAATTAGTAACGACCCTAATATGCCACTACATACAAGGACACAGATATGGAGCATAGTTAGTGAGTTAGAGAGAGTTAAATAA
- the fucA gene encoding L-fuculose phosphate aldolase, with protein MNKSLFIEICKRLYDRKYVVGSGGNVSVRDKNIVYLTPTGSILGFLKEDDIAIMDLDGNIIKGNPTSERNLHLMIYRKRKDVNAIIHTHSIVSTFLSIIDKEIEILTADGKVFLKKIGYVDYYEAGSVKLAEETAKRDEDVIILKNHGVVCLGKDLIDAYVKVETLEEQAKLTLLKLLVNK; from the coding sequence ATGAATAAATCTCTATTTATTGAAATCTGTAAAAGATTATATGATAGAAAGTATGTAGTAGGTAGTGGAGGGAATGTTTCAGTTAGAGATAAAAATATAGTTTATTTAACGCCAACTGGCTCTATTTTAGGGTTTTTAAAAGAAGATGATATTGCTATAATGGATTTAGATGGAAATATTATAAAAGGAAATCCTACATCTGAAAGAAATCTCCATTTAATGATTTATAGGAAAAGGAAGGATGTAAATGCTATAATCCATACTCATTCAATTGTCTCTACTTTTTTATCAATAATAGACAAAGAAATAGAAATATTAACAGCAGATGGAAAAGTATTTTTAAAGAAAATTGGATATGTTGATTATTATGAGGCAGGGAGTGTAAAATTGGCAGAAGAAACTGCAAAAAGAGATGAAGATGTGATAATATTAAAAAATCATGGTGTAGTTTGCTTAGGAAAGGATTTAATTGATGCCTATGTAAAAGTGGAAACTTTAGAAGAGCAGGCTAAACTAACTCTTTTAAAACTTCTTGTAAATAAATAA
- the lonB gene encoding ATP-dependent protease LonB, protein MFSIKFKTTEELPEPSPRLIDQVIGQDEAVKIILSAVKNKRNVILLGDPGVGKSMIVKAVGEILQDFGDFTPYYVIAKPNLKNMERPIVEVIDGEYKEDLKEIPKLDLKSPNPLTLILIMVGAIILSQYFLRSIPEKYLLASVTITALIVLVFGFIIILTSIMGASRASMSNSLSPMDLKPVLLYECKKRPLVRASAYNVTRLLGDIKHCPLGGRPPLGTPPHKRIILGAIHEAHRGILYVDEIKTMPLEVQDYILTALQDKCLPISGRNPNSSGATVETNPIPCDFILIMSGNMDDVYNLRAPLLDRIDYKIVLKNKMDNTLENRDKILQFIVQEIKNNNLNPMTYDGCCEVVKIAQYLAGSKDKLTLRLRLLANIIKMANDIAMGKEIEELLGNFDEKGNYNPETKKDDNKKVYITAEHIRKVFESGIYSMEKQVALNYIKNFKRYKHIVPNDTPKVGVVYGLAVIGVGGIGDVTKIIVQILDSKNPGTHLLNISGDIAKHSITLASALSKKLVSEGKLPLPKKDIDLNNKEIYIQFSQSYSKIDGDSATAAVCLAIISALLNIPLKQDFAITGSLDLNGNVLAIGGVNEKIEAAKKYGFKRVIIPEANKIDVIESEGIEIIPVKTLDEIIPLVFDLESIKNTETSKISK, encoded by the coding sequence ATGTTTTCAATAAAATTTAAAACTACCGAAGAATTGCCCGAACCTTCTCCAAGATTAATTGACCAAGTTATTGGACAAGATGAAGCAGTTAAAATTATTTTATCAGCAGTAAAAAACAAAAGAAATGTTATTTTATTAGGGGATCCTGGCGTTGGAAAATCAATGATTGTAAAAGCAGTAGGAGAAATTTTACAAGATTTTGGAGATTTTACCCCTTACTATGTAATTGCAAAACCTAATTTAAAGAATATGGAGAGACCAATAGTTGAAGTTATAGATGGGGAGTACAAAGAAGATTTAAAAGAGATTCCAAAGTTAGATTTAAAATCTCCTAATCCATTAACTTTAATTTTAATAATGGTTGGAGCGATAATTTTGTCACAGTATTTTTTAAGAAGCATACCTGAAAAGTATCTATTAGCGTCAGTGACAATAACAGCTTTAATTGTATTAGTATTTGGGTTCATTATAATATTAACAAGTATAATGGGAGCTTCAAGAGCTTCAATGAGCAACTCTTTAAGTCCAATGGATTTAAAGCCAGTTCTATTATATGAATGCAAAAAGAGACCTCTTGTTAGAGCGAGTGCATACAATGTAACGAGATTATTGGGGGATATTAAGCACTGTCCATTAGGTGGAAGACCACCATTAGGAACTCCTCCACATAAGAGAATTATATTGGGGGCTATTCACGAGGCTCATAGAGGAATTTTGTATGTCGATGAAATAAAAACAATGCCCTTAGAAGTTCAAGATTATATATTAACTGCATTACAAGATAAATGTCTCCCAATTAGTGGAAGAAATCCAAACTCAAGTGGGGCTACTGTAGAAACTAATCCAATTCCATGTGATTTTATTTTAATAATGTCTGGAAATATGGATGATGTCTATAATTTAAGAGCCCCTCTATTGGATAGAATTGACTATAAAATTGTTTTAAAGAACAAAATGGATAATACCTTAGAAAATAGAGATAAGATTTTACAGTTCATTGTTCAAGAAATAAAAAATAACAATTTAAATCCAATGACTTATGACGGATGTTGTGAAGTAGTTAAAATTGCTCAATACTTAGCTGGATCCAAGGATAAATTAACATTGAGATTAAGATTACTTGCTAACATTATAAAAATGGCAAACGATATAGCGATGGGTAAAGAAATTGAAGAATTATTAGGAAACTTTGATGAAAAAGGTAATTACAATCCAGAAACTAAAAAAGATGATAATAAAAAAGTTTACATTACTGCCGAGCATATTAGAAAGGTGTTTGAATCTGGAATTTACAGTATGGAGAAACAAGTAGCTTTAAACTATATTAAAAACTTTAAGAGATATAAGCATATAGTTCCCAACGATACACCAAAAGTTGGGGTAGTATATGGATTGGCAGTTATAGGAGTTGGAGGAATTGGAGATGTAACCAAAATTATAGTCCAAATATTAGACTCAAAGAATCCAGGAACTCACTTATTAAACATCTCTGGAGATATTGCAAAGCATTCTATAACATTGGCATCTGCATTATCAAAAAAACTGGTTAGCGAAGGAAAACTTCCACTACCTAAGAAAGATATAGATCTAAATAATAAAGAGATTTATATCCAATTTAGTCAGTCATACTCAAAAATAGATGGAGATAGTGCTACAGCGGCAGTATGTTTAGCAATAATATCTGCCTTATTAAACATCCCATTAAAACAAGACTTTGCAATAACTGGAAGTTTAGATTTAAATGGAAATGTTTTGGCAATTGGAGGAGTTAATGAAAAAATAGAGGCGGCAAAGAAATATGGGTTCAAGAGGGTTATAATTCCAGAGGCTAATAAAATAGATGTTATAGAAAGTGAAGGAATAGAAATTATTCCAGTAAAGACATTGGATGAAATTATTCCATTGGTGTTTGACTTAGAATCTATAAAAAATACTGAAACATCTAAGATTTCCAAATAA
- a CDS encoding AIR synthase-related protein, translating to MDLEGYIRRCLRKKIPENKIIEDGFKRILEIKEDIDEEFAKKFIKAILEEVKTTEKFKEIKDENLKNLLKYPESKVTMGKMGVGSRGEGDFFVHREIARIVKSTNVKAYVSTEEQDDAGIVKVDNAKYIVAAIDGTHSRLSDFPFLGGFHVTRAALRDVYVMGAEAVALISDIHLADDGDVGKIFDFTAGICAVSEAVNVPLIGGSTLRVGGDMVIGERLVSAVGAIGVIKEGKPTARRNAEVGDIILMTEGSGGGTITTTALYYGWFDVIYETLNVDFIKSCQNLIRSGLIKNIHAMTDVTNGGLRGDAYEISKTAKVSLVFDKEKVYKTINPKVLEMLEALDIDPLGVSTDSLMIICPEEYANEIKKVTGAIEVGYVEEGNESYLIEDNKRIPLKPMFRESAYTPVKKVVGEKPPENLEEMKEKVRKACDEAIKKKDFVVELLNKKNKYLKF from the coding sequence ATGGATTTAGAAGGATATATTAGAAGATGTTTAAGAAAAAAGATTCCTGAAAATAAGATTATTGAGGATGGTTTTAAAAGAATATTGGAAATTAAAGAAGATATTGATGAAGAATTTGCAAAAAAATTTATAAAGGCTATACTGGAAGAGGTAAAAACTACTGAAAAATTTAAAGAAATTAAGGATGAAAATCTAAAAAATTTATTGAAATATCCAGAGTCAAAGGTTACAATGGGAAAAATGGGAGTTGGTAGTAGAGGAGAAGGAGATTTTTTTGTTCATAGGGAAATAGCAAGAATAGTTAAAAGCACAAATGTTAAGGCATATGTTTCAACAGAGGAGCAAGATGATGCTGGAATAGTTAAAGTTGATAACGCTAAATATATAGTTGCGGCAATAGATGGAACTCATTCGAGATTAAGTGATTTCCCTTTCTTAGGAGGTTTTCATGTAACGAGAGCGGCTTTAAGAGATGTTTATGTTATGGGAGCAGAGGCTGTTGCTCTAATTAGTGATATTCATTTGGCAGATGACGGAGATGTTGGAAAAATATTTGATTTCACTGCAGGAATATGTGCTGTATCTGAAGCGGTCAATGTTCCTTTGATAGGAGGGAGTACTTTAAGAGTTGGAGGAGATATGGTTATTGGGGAAAGATTAGTTAGTGCTGTTGGTGCAATAGGAGTTATAAAAGAAGGAAAACCCACAGCCAGAAGAAATGCAGAGGTTGGAGACATTATATTGATGACTGAGGGTAGTGGAGGGGGGACAATAACTACAACTGCCTTATATTACGGATGGTTTGATGTTATTTACGAAACACTAAATGTAGATTTTATAAAATCTTGCCAAAACTTGATTAGAAGTGGTTTAATTAAAAATATTCATGCAATGACTGATGTAACTAATGGTGGTTTAAGAGGAGATGCCTATGAAATTTCAAAAACTGCAAAAGTTTCGTTAGTATTTGATAAAGAGAAAGTTTATAAAACAATAAATCCAAAGGTCTTGGAAATGCTTGAGGCATTGGATATAGACCCATTAGGAGTTTCTACTGACTCATTAATGATTATTTGCCCAGAAGAATATGCCAATGAGATAAAAAAGGTTACTGGAGCTATAGAGGTTGGATATGTTGAAGAGGGGAATGAGAGTTATTTAATTGAAGATAATAAAAGAATTCCTTTGAAGCCAATGTTTAGAGAATCCGCCTATACTCCAGTTAAGAAGGTAGTTGGAGAAAAACCTCCAGAAAACTTAGAAGAAATGAAAGAAAAAGTTAGAAAAGCGTGTGATGAGGCAATTAAAAAGAAGGATTTCGTAGTAGAATTATTAAATAAGAAGAATAAATATTTAAAGTTTTAA
- a CDS encoding prefoldin subunit beta, with protein MEIPQQIQAQLMQLQQLQQQLQMIMLQKQNVESELNECKKALEELEKSTSEEVYKLVGGLFIKRKKDDVKKELEEKIETLELRVKTLEKQSEKLQTRLKELQEKIQKMIPTAV; from the coding sequence ATGGAAATTCCCCAACAAATTCAAGCTCAATTAATGCAATTACAACAATTGCAGCAACAATTACAAATGATTATGTTACAAAAACAAAATGTTGAATCTGAATTAAATGAATGTAAAAAAGCATTGGAAGAATTAGAAAAATCCACAAGTGAGGAAGTTTATAAGTTAGTAGGTGGATTATTTATAAAAAGAAAAAAAGACGATGTTAAAAAAGAGTTAGAAGAGAAAATAGAAACTTTAGAACTAAGAGTAAAAACTTTAGAAAAACAGTCTGAAAAATTACAAACAAGATTAAAAGAATTACAGGAAAAAATTCAAAAAATGATTCCTACAGCCGTTTAA
- a CDS encoding 50S ribosomal protein L15e: MGIYKYIREAWKRPKDTYVRELLWERLIQWRREPAVVRIERPTRLDRARALGYKPKQGIIVVRVRVRRGGLRKPRPKNSKKPATLGVNKITMGKSIQRIAEERAARKYPNMEVLNSYWVGEDGKYKWYEVILVDPYHPVIQADPQLNWLCSGKHRGRAFRGLTSAGKKGRGLRNKGIGAEKVRPSIRAHGRRGK; the protein is encoded by the coding sequence ATGGGAATATATAAATATATAAGAGAAGCGTGGAAAAGACCAAAAGATACATATGTTAGAGAATTATTATGGGAAAGATTAATACAGTGGAGAAGAGAACCAGCAGTAGTTAGAATAGAAAGACCTACAAGATTAGATAGAGCAAGAGCTTTAGGATACAAACCTAAACAGGGAATTATCGTTGTTAGAGTGAGAGTTAGAAGAGGAGGGTTAAGAAAACCAAGACCAAAGAATTCAAAAAAGCCAGCAACATTAGGGGTTAATAAAATAACAATGGGTAAATCAATTCAAAGAATCGCCGAAGAGAGAGCAGCAAGAAAATATCCAAACATGGAAGTTTTAAACAGTTACTGGGTAGGAGAAGATGGAAAATATAAGTGGTATGAGGTTATTCTTGTAGATCCTTACCACCCAGTTATTCAGGCAGATCCTCAACTCAACTGGTTATGCTCTGGAAAACACAGAGGAAGAGCATTTAGAGGTTTAACATCAGCAGGTAAGAAAGGTAGAGGATTAAGAAATAAGGGAATTGGTGCTGAAAAGGTAAGACCAAGTATAAGGGCTCATGGAAGAAGAGGTAAGTAA